aaagtggaggaagatgggcatggatgttagcccagggtcagtcttcctcagcaaaaaaaaaaaaaaaaaaaaagaggaggattggcatggatgttagctcagggctgatcttcctcacacatattTAAAAAAGCCTTGTTAAATTACtcataaattaagaaatattacatcAAATGTGGTATTTATTTAGCCTGAAAAACATGAAAGTAGCTTGACTGAAAAGGGTGTGAGGAAGAGTTGTTTGGATCACAGCAAAATGTCCCCAAACGAGGGAGAACTGCAAATGAGCTGTTCCAACTTGGAGCTCATGTCTAAAGGGAGCCAACAGGAGGAAGGTGGAGGCGATGGGCACTGGGGACAGCTCGGGGAGGCTCTGCCATATTCACTTGTGTTAGTGAACTGTGCATTCAGCTGCTGTTATTTGGGGGGCCAAATATCAGCCAAGTGGGGGAAATTGCATGTGACCTGTGACATCAGCCCTCCAGTTATGCGTTACATGAGCTACTGTGTTACAAAAACACACACTGGAGCAGAACAGACAGTTGCCATTGCCTTGTTTTGCAAAGAAGGagcctggggctcagagaggcagaGTGTCTTGCCCCAGGATTATGCCAGATCTGACCAGGACCCCACCGCCATGCTGCACTCACCCGGCGTGTAGCCCCAAGGCTCATAGTAGGAGGGGAAGACCCCAAGGTGGCAGCCACGGACAAACTCCTCATAGTCCACAGGGAGCAGGGGACTGGTGGAGGAGAGGAACTCCGGGTGGAAAATCACCTGGCAGTGAAAAATAAGGACTCAGTCCAAGCACCTTATGTAGCGACTACTGAGATCCCAGAGTTGGCCCAGAGAGGGTAAGAAACCTGTCCCAAGTCACACAAGTCAGTGGCAGGACAAAGTTTTGAATCCAAGTCTGTCTGCCTCAGAAGCTAAGGTTCTTTCTAAACATAACAATGCTTTGATAAactagggagatggggaatgtaAGGCCCAGGCTTCCCCCTGCACCCCTCCACCCCATGCCCAACCCACCCTGCCCAGTGCCCTCACCTTAACCCTGTCAGCACTACTATTGAAGAGGCCAATTCGACGGATGGTGGTCAGGATGGGGTCCGAGGAGTCGTCCAGCATATTGTGGGTGCACACAGGAGGGAAAGACTGCCGCTGTAGGGGCCACAagtggggtgggggtcagggaagggaCAGGCTGACTCTGGGGATCCAAGAAGACTACAATTCCCACCAGGTTGTGGGGCAACCAGCCCAAGAGATTCCTGGGAGTTGTAGATTTCCTGCTTGGCTCTATCTGTAAAGGTTCTCCTTTCCCCTTAACCACTATGAGCTGAAAAGAAACTACAATTCCCAGCTGTCTTTGAGGCAGAGCCAGGGTTAACATGCCCCACCGACTACAGGGAGTTGTAGCTATCTTGTTCTGTATTCTTGGCTCTGTCATCAAATTCAAAGGAACTTGAACTCGCCCCAGTGGACCGTGGCAGAGACTGTGCCAATATGGTAGCAAGCTTCAGGGGCTGCTGGAAGTTGtagttttcttatgaaaatccTGGATCTCTTTCCAGGATCTCTTTCCAAACCTTTACACTCCATCTTGTAattccctccacctccacctcaaacagaggcccagagaaagcACAGTTCCCAAGAGTCACTGGAGGAAGATAGAGGTAGTGTGATAGAAGTGCAGGGGCTGCTGGGATGTATAGTTCTTTGCAAATAGTCCATCATTTTAGCAAAAGTTCTACACGCCTTCCGTCTACTGACTCCAGGGGCCCAGAAACTACAACTCCCAGCAGCCCCAGGGCAGAAGCATGCTCCGTAAGGCAGGCCACCTTAGGGACTATTGGAAATTATAGTTTGGCAAAACCAATTCACACCTTGTTTGTGCAACTTGGCTGTCTGGGTTTCCAttccccaggaaatggctcaCTAACCCTGACCATAGGCACCAAAGACTCTTGACTCCAGAGAATAAAAGAACTCTAACTGCCAGAAGTCTATGGGGTAAGGGAAGTGTCAATGTAGCAGAAAGACCCAGAGGCTGCTGGGAATTGCAGTTCTCATTTAGTGACAGCCAATCTTCTCTAAGGTTCCCCATCCACCTAATTCCAGTAACCTTCCAGTAATCTAAAGAAGCTGCAACTCCCAGGAGTGTTTGGAGACTAAGATACAGGCAATGGGATAAGAAACAGTGGCTGCTGAGAGTTTTCACTGTTCTCCAGGGAAAGATAAGTGTTTTAGCTGTCCTGCTGGCTCTATCTCAAAAGAGGCCCAACCAAACTACCACTCCCAGCTATCTCTGGGGACAGGGGTGGAGCTAGTACACAGCAAGGCCCAAGGATAGCTGGGAGTTGTAGTTCTCCTTTTGTGGCTATCTTGACTTTCTAAAGTTCCCTTTCACCTTTTGTCCATTGACCATGGGGACTCAAAGAAACTACAACACCCAGCAGCCCCTGTGGCAGAGTAAGTCTTGGGAAAGCAGGCTGCCCTAAGGGCTTCTGGGAATTGAAATTCTACCAGTCAGCTCACACCTTTCTGACGCCCTCAGCATAATTTCCGCAATAAGGGCCGCCCAATAAAGCAGAATTCCCAGCAATCTCTGGGGTCAGAGCTAACAAGGCAAGCTGCGTCTGGGGCTGCTGGGAACTGTCatctctctgcccaggggtccaAACCATACCTGCGTGGCAAAGATGGCTCTCTTCATCATAGTGAAGTCCTCCTTATCCAGCATCTTGTTCATGTCCGGGAGGCTCCCCCTGCAAAGCGAGCAGGGGTGTGCATCTGAGAATGGGTGAAGGGGGGGGTTAGGGTCCAGGAGGGTGCAGGGCTGAGGGCGGGACACTCACACCAGCAAGGATTCGTAAAGCTTCCTCCCGAACTTCTCCTTCACCGTGTTGGCCGTATCCCTGGAAGGAGCAAAGTGACAACATCACATACACCCCAGTCATTTATTGTTAGGCTTCTAGGGCAACTGGGAAACTGAGGTCTGAGTAGAGAAGGCCTGGGGATTCCGAGCTGGAGGATGGGGATCCAGGGAACAGGCCCTGGAAGGCTGGGACCCTTGTGCCTTGCATTAGCTGTGTGGCCAGGGACAGATGgccttccctctctgacttcagtgGTTTATCTGTCcaatgaggataaaaatagaaTCAACCTCAGAGGTTCGCAGTGAGAACTCGATGAGGTCATGACAAAAAGTGCACAGTGCCCGACACACAGTGAGCCTTCCAGAAATGTCAGCTATTCTTAGGACTTCTAGTCCTGGCCCCattttataaaaagggaaaattatgtTCTGAGAGGAAAATTTATGTACACAAATAAAGCTAGCAAATAGTGCCACCCTGTAGCTCCAGTGACATCCCTCTGCTCACAGCCCTCCCCTAGCTCTGGCCCCATTTTCTACCCCATCTCCCTAGGGCACTCTGCTCCAGCCCCGCTGGCCTCTTTGCTGTTTCTCAAACacgcctcaggacctttgcacttgctcttccctctgctgtTCACCAGATACACACAGGCCTCCCTCCCTCATTTCCTCTATTGGTCTCTACCCAATGGCACTTTCTCAGTGTCACCTGTCCTGACAACCTTGTCTCAGTCcagtccttttatttttttgccagaacactttctagaattttctagCATGGAACTCAATGAGGGCaaggatttttctttcttgttcacaGCTATGTCCCCAgggcctggaacagtgcctggcacacaggaggtgctcaatgaatatccGATGGCTAATGAATgggttttatggatgaggaaactgaggctcagagagggggagTGGTTTGCCTAAAGTCATAAAGCCAGTGAGCGTCAAAGGCATGAGTGGCACCTCGCTGGTTTGATATCAGAGCCCTGGTCGTGCTGTCACACTTGTCCCGCCTGCGACTTCTTACTGCCCCCTGCCCTGGAGGCATCTTAAGCAAGTGACTTCAGTAGGAATCCGTGGGGCAGGTTGATCAtgttacagatgacaaaacttgGACTCAAGGAGAAACACTAGACCCAAATCACAGAGCTGGGAGTGGGATCGGCAGGGATCCCGGGCCCAGGGCTGCTGACCAAAGCTGCTTGCGCACGGCTTGGCCCTTGAGGGTTTCCACGTTGAAATTGTTGGTCCGAGCAGGCATGATGAAGAAGGCGACCACCGTCTGCTCACTGCCGTTTACCTGGAGCAGAGGAAAAGTGGGGGAGGTTAGGATCACGTGGGAGAAGGCTGAGGCCACCCACCCTTTCGCATCCCCCAAGACCACTAGGACCCTGCCATGCCCCTTCCTGTCAAGGAGAATTATGCGACAGAGTTACTATCCCCACTGAGACTCTGATCTTCTTTCTGGGTCTCTACATCCCTCCCACACACAGGGGGTTCCCTATCCCCACCTCCTGGGGTCTCTGTTCTCGCCAATTATGTACTTATTGTCTTTCTcatcctcctttttccccttgaAGCCCAGGCCTTACTCTGAGCAAATAGTTGAGCCGGGCCAAGGCCTCCAGGAAGACGTCAGCACCCTTGTTGGAGAACTCGTAGCGGCCGGCGATAAAGAAGTACAAGGTCTTGTCCAAGTTGAAGTCCAGGTGCCTAAAAAGCCACAAGGCAGGGTGAAGCCAAGGCCCTCGCCCTCTAGCCCTGGCCTTGAAACTACAAATCCCAGAAGTTACAGGGGCAAAGAACATCTTAGACAGTGCGGACGCATCATGGGGactcctgggagttgtagttcttTTCTCCTTAAATGGGGATCTTCTGCAATACTCAGCCACTGTTCTGGCGCTCAGGAACTCGAGGCTGAGCCCCTAGCTGTCCGCTCTCTTAGACCCAGGAGTCTGGGCTCCCAAATCCCTCTTCTCTCCAGACTTAGGTATCTGGCCCATGTACCCATAAAAATGGCCGCGCACAAACTCCTGGATTCGGGCCTTGCTCTGAGCGTGGAGGTTCTGGAACTCATGCATGGCAGAGAACTTCTTCACATTCAGTCCATTGGGGGTCACAATATCTAGGAATGGGGGAGAAGGTccacttttcatttcttcattcagatCAAtgtggttgaatgaataaatgaaggaaattcCAAGAATAGAAGGAGCTGACCAGCCAAAGGCCttctgggagttgtagttctCACATCCACTGAGAATTGATGCTATAGCCTGGAAAGAATAACTGGTTCTAACACTGCTTTTCTCAAAAACAAAATCCAGTGAACCTCCATCCTCTTTCAGAAGACCAATAGCTACTTTAGCCAATAAAAGAATTTTCCCATTCTGAAATTAATAGCAAAGAAACTACACCTCCCATTAGCCTCTAGGGCAGCCTCATATGCAGGCCATCACCCTAGGGCCTTCTGGGAGTTGTAGTTTTTTGCTCTTTACGGGCCTTGGCATAGACAACTACCTCATTCATGTCTAGGGACTCCAGCCTGTGCCCTACCTGGTTTCCTCTTGAGTAGGTGCTGAGCCTCGATGGCAGTGATCTGGGACACGGTAGTGAAGACATGAGTACAGTGGGCCGCTGCCCGCTCCATGCAGTAGCGATGATAAATTTGCCTCTCACCAGCTTCTTTGTCCACATTGAACTGGGCAGGAAGGGAGGGTGGTTAGGTTAGGAGAATTGGGTAGAAGACTGGAGGTCCAGACTGGGGTCCTGGGGGAGGCTGGAGCTGGAtgctggactcctgggtctgagggaggaggagactgggGACTTGGACTCCTGGGTCCTGGGAGAAGAGGGAGCCTGATCCCCTTGGGCTCCGCAGACAGCTTTGGGCTGTCCTGAAATACTGGCAGCCCCCACCTGCCACAGTCCCGGCTCACATTCTCCAGGTTGTTGTAGAAGTCCACAGCACCAGCACACAGGTATCGCCCCAGCAGCGTGGCGTGGGTGGTGAAGATTGTAGCCACAGGCAGCCGCCGGGCACGGCACAGGCAGAGCCCGATGCCCGCCAACCACTCGTGGAAGTGTGCGACCACATGTGGCTTCTCCTCACTCTGGGCCAGGAACTGTGGGGCAACAGAGACAGGGCCACTGTGTCTCCACATGTGTCATGAAGATGATCAGCTGGCCCCAAAGTGGACGAGGAAGCAGAGGAGACAGAAGCCACCACCACTGCACAGAGTGGGCGGTGGCCCATGCAATCCCCATAGGACGAGGAACTAAATCCCTTGAGGCAGCCACCAGCTGACCTCATCCCCAGAGGCTGATGGGAGCTGGGGGTTTTTTGGCCAACCTTCTAAATCCCAGCAGGGCTGAATTGGAAAGACTTAAGTTTTAGTGTTCCCAAGTCCTGGACACAATTCCTGGAGACCCTTGTCTCAATCAAGAGTAGACCTGTACCTGATACtgaggactacaactcccagaatGCTCAAGGAGCAGCCTGTTCATTAACTTTGTCCCAGGGCATGAGAAATGAAGTTTCTTGAGCCTTTTAAAACCTAAAAGggaggcagaaccaggattccTGGTTCTCCGATAGGCTGGGGTTTCCAAAACATCCAAGGGCCCATCTGAGAGCTAAATCCAGCCAATATCAGACTAGagaactacaactcccagaaTTTCCCGGGGGGTGAACCCTCCAGCCTGGCCAGCCACCCCAAGAGCTAACGGCTCAGAATTCCTATATTTGGAAGACTGGAGTGAATGAAGCTGGGGTTGGGAGTTTGGGTCTCTGAGGAAAGAAGAGTCTGGGCCCCTGGATATCCACGTTCCCAAAGGTCAGAGCTAATCCTTGGATTAAAGGACCTACAACTCCCAGAATGCCCTGGGAGAAGCCAGCCACCCTCTGGCCAGGGGCTGATGGCCATTGTAGTTTTGAGCCTGGGGTCGAAAGGAGAGACGTGGGGACTGGCGGTGGGGCCTACCTCACCCAGGAACCAGGTGGTGAGGAAGCCAAAAAGGACGGCGTCGTTGGCCTCACGGTCGTACCAGGGCACCCCGATGTTGCAGGTGTCCCAAAGCTCCCCCTTCCAGCGTTCCAGGGCCCAGGCTGAGGCCCCCACGTCCAGGAGCACCACCAGGGGGCTCCCCTCGATCAGCCAGCGCCCGAAATACACCTGGGGGTGccagagggaggctcagggctTTGGCCAGACGTCTCTGGGCACAGCACCTGTGGTTCTCCCATCCACAGGCAGATGCCTGGGTTTCCTGCCTCAGTTCTTTCACCTTCTGTTTCTGTACCTGCTGCTAATTTCTCACCCGCCACCTGACTTTCTGCTGTTAGTTATTCCCACCaccatctttttccatctctgttgCAACATTGCCCTGTCCCTTGCTTAGTCTCTATAACTGCTGTTCTTGTCCACCCGCTCCCTCCTTTCTAGCCTTATAACTGCA
This genomic window from Diceros bicornis minor isolate mBicDic1 chromosome 34, mDicBic1.mat.cur, whole genome shotgun sequence contains:
- the GYS1 gene encoding glycogen [starch] synthase, muscle, which codes for MPLNRTLSMSSLPGLEDWEDEFDLENTVLFEVAWEVANKVGGIYTVLQTKAKVTGDEWGDNYYLVGPYTEQGVRTQVELLEPPTPALKRTLDSMNSKGCKVYFGRWLIEGSPLVVLLDVGASAWALERWKGELWDTCNIGVPWYDREANDAVLFGFLTTWFLGEFLAQSEEKPHVVAHFHEWLAGIGLCLCRARRLPVATIFTTHATLLGRYLCAGAVDFYNNLENFNVDKEAGERQIYHRYCMERAAAHCTHVFTTVSQITAIEAQHLLKRKPDIVTPNGLNVKKFSAMHEFQNLHAQSKARIQEFVRGHFYGHLDFNLDKTLYFFIAGRYEFSNKGADVFLEALARLNYLLRVNGSEQTVVAFFIMPARTNNFNVETLKGQAVRKQLWDTANTVKEKFGRKLYESLLVGSLPDMNKMLDKEDFTMMKRAIFATQRQSFPPVCTHNMLDDSSDPILTTIRRIGLFNSSADRVKVIFHPEFLSSTSPLLPVDYEEFVRGCHLGVFPSYYEPWGYTPAECTVMGIPSVSTNLSGFGCFMEEHIADPSAYGIYILDRRFRSLDDSCSQLTSFLYSFCQQSRRQRIIQRNRTERLSDLLDWKYLGRYYMSARHMALAKAFPEHFTYEPHEADATQGYRYPRPASVPPSPSLSRHSSPHQSEDEEEPRDLPPDEDGERYDEDEEAAKDRRNIRAPEWPRRASCTSSTSGSKRGSVDTGASSSLSTPSEPLSPASSLGEERN